The proteins below are encoded in one region of Apium graveolens cultivar Ventura chromosome 4, ASM990537v1, whole genome shotgun sequence:
- the LOC141718552 gene encoding uncharacterized protein LOC141718552 yields the protein MESNSSTNSATSTGASLSQATGDVDTLWKHVTKIAKIKERGGNTKIKCNFCNNEFTGSYSRVKAHLLKIKGQGVAVCSKVTPELLREFQRELAEAEERRRPIDIPLPPSSQTQSCSAWEGIERRQIQESKKRPADPNNPINKAYKMEMRSLLDSEIAGGFFSGGLPFHYARNPHHIKSYTMASEFNLVGYVPPTYNTLRTTLLQKERIHVERLMDPIKTTWKEKGVTIVSDGWSDTQRRPLINFMAVTELGPMFIKAVNCEGNVKDKFFMADLIKEVIMQVGPQNVVQVIFGSADSIEDRGTEDPKMWWLIHGASAPNLQKIALKLLGQPCSSSCCKRNWSTYSFIHSVKRNKILPSRAEDLVYVHTNLRLLSRKSELYRKGETKLWDIGGDRFDPFDGAEELEIASLSLDEPEMEAMIIEDE from the coding sequence ATGGAATCCAATTCGTCTACAAATTCGGCTACAAGTACCGGAGCTTCTCTAAGTCAAGCAACGGGAGATGTTGATACATTATGGAAGCATGTTACAAAAATTGCAAAAATTAAAGAACGGGGAGGAAATACAAAAATTAAATGCAATTTTTGTAATAATGAATTTACGGGTTCTTATTCAAGAGTAAAAGCACATTTGCTAAAGATTAAAGGGCAAGGGGTTGCGGTTTGTTCAAAAGTTACTCCCGAACTTTTAAGGGAGTTTCAAAGGGAGTTGGCGGAGGCCGAAGAAAGAAGAAGGCCAATTGATATTCCACTACCTCCTTCAAGCCAAACTCAATCTTGTAGTGCTTGGGAAGGAATTGAGAGAAGGCAAATTCAAGAATCAAAAAAGAGGCCGGCAGATCCAAACAATCCAATCAACAAGGCATATAAAATGGAGATGAGATCACTATTGGATAGTGAGATTGCAGGAGGCTTTTTTTCCGGGGGTTTGCCTTTCCATTATGCTAGGAATCCTCATCACATCAAGTCATACACTATGGCTTCCGAATTCAACCTTGTTGGCTATGTTCCTCCCACGTATAATACATTGCGTACTACTTTGTTGCAAAAGGAGAGGATACATGTTGAAAGATTGATGGATCCCATCAAGACAACATGGAAGGAAAAAGGTGTGACTATTGTTTCCGATGGATGGAGTGACACTCAAAGAAGGCCTTTGATAAATTTTATGGCGGTCACTGAGCTTGGTCCTATGTTCATTAAGGCAGTCAATTGTGAAGGCAATGTCAAAGATAAGTTTTTCATGGCAGACTTAATCAAGGAAGTGATCATGCAAGTTGGACCTCAAAATGTGGTTCAAGTCATCTTTGGTAGTGCTGATTCTATAGAGGATAGAGGCACCGAGGATCCTAAGATGTGGTGGCTCATTCATGGAGCTTCGGCTCCAAATCTTCAAAAAATAGCTTTGAAGCTATTAGGACAACCATGTTCTTCTTCTTGTTGTAAAAGAAATTGGAGCACTTATTCTTTTATCCACTCGGTTAAAAGGAATAAGATTCTACCATCACGGGCGGAAGACTTGGTTTATGTCCACACCAATCTCCGACTTCTTTCTAGAAAGAGTGAACTATATAGGAAAGGAGAGACAAAGTTGTGGGATATTGGAGGTGATCGATTTGATCCATTTGATGGTGCCGAAGAGCTTGAGATAGCTAGTCTTTCTCTTGATGAGCCGGAGATGgaggccatgatcattgaagaTGAATGA